A stretch of the Flavobacterium sp. 5 genome encodes the following:
- a CDS encoding nuclear transport factor 2 family protein: MKKIWSFALTLFLFNLAFSQTKSNGLNVLEKENIAVVAKYYECLFKTRDFKTMVTLIADKAVYNQAEGLAYGGVYIGFGEWITMFTKAGTYYDLVIEKEPTYFTNDSKDEVIILFTIKCKSKKSGEIISMPISEHFELQSGKITAIRPFYFDTKAFANFLN, encoded by the coding sequence ATGAAGAAAATATGGAGTTTTGCACTGACGTTATTTTTGTTTAATCTGGCATTTTCCCAAACAAAATCTAATGGATTAAATGTGCTGGAGAAAGAAAATATAGCAGTAGTTGCTAAATATTATGAATGTCTTTTTAAAACCAGAGACTTCAAAACAATGGTAACACTTATCGCTGACAAAGCTGTTTATAATCAGGCCGAAGGTTTAGCGTATGGAGGTGTGTATATAGGTTTTGGCGAGTGGATTACAATGTTTACAAAAGCAGGAACCTACTATGATTTAGTCATAGAAAAAGAACCGACTTATTTTACTAATGATTCAAAAGATGAGGTTATTATACTGTTCACAATCAAATGCAAATCTAAAAAATCAGGTGAAATAATAAGCATGCCTATTTCGGAGCATTTCGAATTACAATCGGGAAAAATTACTGCAATTAGACCTTTTTACTTTGACACAAAAGCTTTTGCCAACTTTTTAAATTAA
- a CDS encoding pyridoxal-dependent decarboxylase, translating to MNPTLQQDLRDINNILEQVKQHGIDFLNTIDSLPTSTRNTIDTTGILNDSGLGALPTLEMFNQRLAPLMVSQGGPRYWGFVTGGATPASIVGDWLTTIYDPNAQATNAQGGVSALIEIETINLLLQLLALPKSFLGGFVTGATLSNFTCLAVARQWLGKQLGLDFAKNGIKAPIHILTATPHSSSIKCLAMLGIGSQNFTKIKTIEGNREAIDIDDLEQNISKLNGQPFILISSAGTVNTADFDDFNAIAKLKEKYNFWWHIDAAFGGFAVCSPKYHHLLNGWEKADSITIDCHKWLNVPYESAFYLIKDEHKKCQVETFQNSNAPYLGDPLENFSYLNFLPENSRRLKALPVWFSLLAYGKQGFQDIVENSVARALQFDEFIAQSENFELLAPTRLNNVCFTLAGEHNQEKAILFLTKLNDKGKVFMTPTIYQNKKGIRASFVNWRTTELDVQIAIDSLKETILELGIQ from the coding sequence ATGAATCCAACACTTCAACAAGATTTACGAGACATTAATAATATCCTTGAGCAGGTAAAACAACATGGAATTGATTTTTTGAATACTATTGATTCTCTTCCAACTTCAACTCGAAACACTATAGATACAACTGGGATTTTAAATGATTCTGGATTAGGGGCATTGCCCACTTTGGAAATGTTTAATCAGCGTTTGGCACCTTTAATGGTTTCTCAAGGCGGACCTAGATATTGGGGTTTTGTGACTGGTGGAGCTACACCAGCTTCGATTGTTGGAGATTGGCTTACTACTATTTACGACCCAAATGCACAAGCGACAAATGCCCAAGGCGGCGTTTCAGCTTTGATAGAAATTGAAACCATAAACCTATTGTTGCAATTATTGGCTTTGCCAAAATCATTTTTAGGAGGATTTGTAACTGGTGCAACTCTATCAAATTTTACTTGTTTGGCGGTTGCTCGACAATGGTTAGGAAAACAATTGGGTTTAGATTTTGCGAAAAATGGAATTAAAGCTCCTATTCATATCTTGACTGCTACGCCACATTCTTCCTCAATAAAATGTTTGGCGATGTTAGGAATTGGAAGTCAAAATTTTACTAAAATAAAAACAATCGAAGGCAATCGAGAAGCCATTGATATAGATGATTTAGAACAGAATATATCAAAATTAAACGGTCAACCTTTTATTTTAATATCAAGTGCAGGAACTGTGAATACAGCCGATTTTGATGATTTTAATGCGATTGCAAAACTCAAAGAAAAATACAATTTTTGGTGGCATATTGATGCTGCTTTTGGTGGTTTTGCAGTTTGTTCGCCAAAGTACCACCATTTGCTAAATGGTTGGGAAAAAGCAGACAGTATTACTATTGATTGTCATAAATGGCTTAATGTTCCTTACGAAAGTGCTTTTTATTTGATAAAAGATGAACATAAAAAATGTCAGGTTGAAACATTTCAAAATTCGAATGCACCGTATTTGGGAGATCCATTAGAAAATTTTAGCTACTTGAATTTTTTACCTGAGAATTCCCGACGACTAAAAGCTTTACCTGTTTGGTTTTCGCTTTTGGCATATGGAAAACAAGGTTTTCAGGATATTGTAGAAAATAGTGTTGCAAGAGCCTTGCAGTTCGATGAGTTTATTGCCCAAAGTGAAAATTTTGAATTGTTGGCTCCAACTCGTCTAAACAATGTTTGCTTTACTTTGGCAGGAGAACATAATCAGGAAAAAGCAATTTTATTTTTGACGAAACTTAATGATAAAGGCAAAGTGTTTATGACTCCTACTATTTATCAAAACAAAAAAGGAATCCGAGCTTCGTTTGTAAATTGGAGAACAACTGAATTGGATGTACAAATTGCAATTGATTCTTTAAAGGAAACAATTTTGGAGTTAGGAATACAATAA